In Stigmatopora nigra isolate UIUO_SnigA chromosome 11, RoL_Snig_1.1, whole genome shotgun sequence, the following proteins share a genomic window:
- the cryl1 gene encoding lambda-crystallin homolog isoform X2 — translation MNIITVIGSGLIGRSWAMVFVSGGYRVKIYDNKPGQAANCINEIKKQMMELQEVGMLRGQLNATQQIALLSSHDNLEQALQGAFFVQECVFEKLDVKQNLFHDVERLVSGDVILSSSTSCLVPTAVFSLVQNRCRCLVSHPVNPPYYVKLVELVPHPDTMTATVDKTHALMTKVGQVPVRLRKEIDGFALNRVQAAIIAESWRLVQDIDLVMSEGLGMRYAFIGPMETMHLNAPEGLGDYLKRYGEGFQRVLRSFGPVPDFSAEDAKSVVSEMNELIPNDQQNLSARQERRDHLLMGLSRLKKDN, via the exons ATGAACATCATAACCGTTATTGGAAG TGGGCTAATAGGTCGCTCGTGGGCGATGGTGTTCGTCAGTGGAGGCTACAGGGTGAAAATCTATGACAACAAACCTGGACAGGCGGCCAATTGCATCAACGAGATCAA GAAGCAGATGATGGAGCTGCAGGAAGTTGGAATGCTGAGAGGGCAGTTGAATGCCACACAGCAGATTGCCTTGCTCAGCAGTCACGATAATCTGGAACAAGCGTTGCAGGGGGCATTTTTTGTGCAG gagtgTGTCTTTGAGAAATTAGACGTGAAGCAGAACCTTTTCCACGACGTGGAGCGTCTGGTATCCGGAGATGTGATTTTGAGCAGCTCCACCTCTTGTTTGGTGCCAACCGCTGTTTTCTCATTGGTTCAAAATCGTTGCCGCTGCCTCGTCTCCCATCCG GTCAATCCGCCCTACTACGTTAAACTGGTGGAGCTGGTACCTCACCCCGACACGATGACGGCCACCGTGGACAAAACCCACGCCCTGATGACAAAG GTGGGTCAAGTGCCTGTTCGCCTTCGGAAAGAGATTGACGGCTTCGCCCTCAATAGAGTGCAGGCCGCCATCATTGCGGAGTCTTGGAGGCTGGTCCAG GATATTGACTTGGTGATGTCGGAAGGACTTGGAATGCGCTATGCTTTCATCGGGCCCATGGAAACCATGCACCTCAATGCACCTGAAG GTCTTGGAGACTACCTGAAACGTTATGGTGAAGGCTTCCAAAGAGTTTTGAGGTCCTTCGGGCCGGTCCCAGACTTCTCTGCTGAAGATGCCAAGAGCGTAGTTAGC GAGATGAACGAGCTGATCCCCAACGACCAGCAAAACCTGTCGGCCCGTCAGGAGCGGCGAGACCACCTCCTCATGGGCCTCTCCCGCCTCAAAAAAGACAACTAG
- the cryl1 gene encoding lambda-crystallin homolog isoform X1, producing MNIITVIGSGLIGRSWAMVFVSGGYRVKIYDNKPGQAANCINEIKKQMMELQEVGMLRGQLNATQQIALLSSHDNLEQALQGAFFVQECVFEKLDVKQNLFHDVERLVSGDVILSSSTSCLVPTAVFSLVQNRCRCLVSHPVNPPYYVKLVELVPHPDTMTATVDKTHALMTKVGQVPVRLRKEIDGFALNRVQAAIIAESWRLVQDGIISVQDIDLVMSEGLGMRYAFIGPMETMHLNAPEGLGDYLKRYGEGFQRVLRSFGPVPDFSAEDAKSVVSEMNELIPNDQQNLSARQERRDHLLMGLSRLKKDN from the exons ATGAACATCATAACCGTTATTGGAAG TGGGCTAATAGGTCGCTCGTGGGCGATGGTGTTCGTCAGTGGAGGCTACAGGGTGAAAATCTATGACAACAAACCTGGACAGGCGGCCAATTGCATCAACGAGATCAA GAAGCAGATGATGGAGCTGCAGGAAGTTGGAATGCTGAGAGGGCAGTTGAATGCCACACAGCAGATTGCCTTGCTCAGCAGTCACGATAATCTGGAACAAGCGTTGCAGGGGGCATTTTTTGTGCAG gagtgTGTCTTTGAGAAATTAGACGTGAAGCAGAACCTTTTCCACGACGTGGAGCGTCTGGTATCCGGAGATGTGATTTTGAGCAGCTCCACCTCTTGTTTGGTGCCAACCGCTGTTTTCTCATTGGTTCAAAATCGTTGCCGCTGCCTCGTCTCCCATCCG GTCAATCCGCCCTACTACGTTAAACTGGTGGAGCTGGTACCTCACCCCGACACGATGACGGCCACCGTGGACAAAACCCACGCCCTGATGACAAAG GTGGGTCAAGTGCCTGTTCGCCTTCGGAAAGAGATTGACGGCTTCGCCCTCAATAGAGTGCAGGCCGCCATCATTGCGGAGTCTTGGAGGCTGGTCCAG GATGGCATTATTTCCGTCCAGGATATTGACTTGGTGATGTCGGAAGGACTTGGAATGCGCTATGCTTTCATCGGGCCCATGGAAACCATGCACCTCAATGCACCTGAAG GTCTTGGAGACTACCTGAAACGTTATGGTGAAGGCTTCCAAAGAGTTTTGAGGTCCTTCGGGCCGGTCCCAGACTTCTCTGCTGAAGATGCCAAGAGCGTAGTTAGC GAGATGAACGAGCTGATCCCCAACGACCAGCAAAACCTGTCGGCCCGTCAGGAGCGGCGAGACCACCTCCTCATGGGCCTCTCCCGCCTCAAAAAAGACAACTAG
- the gja3 gene encoding gap junction alpha-3 protein: MGDWSFLGRLLENAQEHSTVIGKVWLTVLFIFRILVLGAAAEDVWGDEQSDFTCNTQQPGCENVCYDQAFPISHIRFWVLQIIFVSTPTLIYLGHVLHIVRMEEKRKEKEEGHRKGNRFQAEEKELLFRSSSSGGGDQGSKRVKPPIRDEHGKIRIRGALLRTYVFNIIFKTLFEVGFILGQYFLYGFQLRPLYKCARWPCPNKVDCFISRPTEKTIFIIFMLAVACVSLFLNLLEIYHLGWKKLKQGMTSGAFPELEGRSVVAEPQRSTPGSGYPAEYTDVAAGGGGFLPRPEFKMDNLQQEEALRQHGPAAHYYISSNNNHRLAAQQNWANLATEQQTREMKAASPTLSSSSSSGLPPEVDAVASTRGSPASDITDSNDGRVSTTTVEMHKPPSTASQDPRRLSRASKSSSLRARPDDLAV, from the exons ATGGGCGACTGGAGCTTTCTGGGGCGTCTGCTGGAGAACGCCCAGGAGCACTCCACAGTGATCGGCAAAGTGTGGTTGACGGTGCTGTTCATTTTTCGCATCCTGGTGCTGGGCGCCGCCGCCGAGGACGTGTGGGGTGACGAGCAGTCCGACTTCACCTGCAACACGCAGCAGCCGGGGTGCGAGAACGTGTGCTACGACCAGGCCTTCCCCATCTCGCACATCCGGTTCTGGGTCCTGCAGATCATCTTTGTGTCCACGCCTACCCTCATCTATCTGGGACATGTGCTGCACATTGTACGCATGGAAGAGAAGCGCAAGGAAAAAGAGGAGGGACATCGGAAAGGCAACCGATTCCAGGCTGAG GAGAAGGAGCTTCTGTTTAGAAGTAGTAGCAGCGGCGGGGGGGACCAGGGCAGCAAAAGAGTCAAACCCCCCATCCGGGACGAGCACGGAAAAATCCGCATCCGGGGTGCTCTGCTGCGCACGTACGTCTTCAACATCATCTTCAAGACTCTGTTCGAGGTAGGCTTCATATTAGGCCAGTACTTCCTGTACGGCTTTCAGCTGCGGCCCCTGTACAAGTGCGCCCGCTGGCCCTGCCCCAACAAGGTGGACTGCTTCATCTCGCGTCCTACCGAGAAGActatcttcatcatcttcatgcTGGCTGTTGCCTGCGTCTCGCTCTTCCTGAACCTACTGGAGATCTACCACTTGGGTTGGAAGAAGCTCAAGCAGGGCATGACCAGCGGAGCCTTCCCGGAGCTGGAGGGTCGTTCCGTCGTCGCCGAGCCCCAGCGCTCCACCCCCGGGTCCGGCTACCCCGCCGAGTACACGGACGTGGCGGCCGGCGGCGGGGGCTTTCTGCCGCGGCCCGAGTTTAAGATGGACAACTTGCAGCAAGAGGAGGCCCTCCGCCAACACGGGCCCGCCGCCCACTATTACatcagcagcaacaacaaccacaGGCTGGCCGCCCAGCAGAACTGGGCCAACCTGGCCACCGAGCAGCAGACTCGGGAGATGAAGGCCGCCTCCCCTACgctttcttcctcctcttcttctggcCTGCCACCCGAGGTAGACGCCGTGGCGAGTACCCGTGGAAGCCCGGCCTCCGACATCACCGACTCAAACGACGGCCGCGTGAGCACCACTACAGTGGAGATGCACAAACCCCCCTCGACGGCCTCCCAAGATCCTCGGCGGCTGAGTCGGGCCAGCAAGAGCAGCAGTCTCCGGGCCCGACCCGACGACCTGGCCGTATGA
- the gjb8 gene encoding gap junction protein beta 8: MSWSALYAQLGGVNKHSTSLGKIWLSVLFIFRITILVLAAESVWGDEQSDFTCNTQQPGCKNVCYDHFFPVSHIRLWCLQLIFVSTPALLVAMHVAYRKRGDKRTMLASNGAEKPSDLDLETLKRRRLPITGTLWWTYTCSLFFRLIFEGGFMYALYFVYDGFQMPRLVKCEQWPCPNKVDCFISRPTEKTIFTIFMVASSAICMVLNVAELGYLVGKALMRCAGRRRNRRLSYNRNESVVRDNAALQNKKNELLLSVPSSDSSGRKTVC; encoded by the coding sequence ATGTCCTGGAGCGCACTGTACGCCCAGCTGGGTGGCGTCAACAAGCACTCAACCAGCCTGGGCAAAATCTGGCTATCGGTGCTGTTCATCTTCCGCATCACCATCTTGGTGCTGGCTGCCGAAAGCGTGTGGGGCGACGAGCAGTCCGACTTCACCTGCAACACCCAGCAGCCGGGCTGCAAGAACGTGTGCTACGACCACTTCTTCCCCGTTTCCCACATCCGCCTGTGGTGCCTGCAGCTCATCTTCGTGTCCACACCGGCCCTTCTGGTCGCCATGCACGTGGCCTACCGCAAGCGCGGCGACAAACGCACCATGCTGGCGTCCAACGGCGCCGAAAAACCCAGCGACCTGGACCTGGAGACGCTGAAGAGGCGGCGGCTGCCCATCACCGGCACGCTTTGGTGGACCTACACCTGCAGCCTCTTCTTCCGGCTGATTTTCGAGGGCGGCTTCATGTACGCGCTCTACTTTGTCTACGACGGCTTCCAGATGCCCCGCTTGGTCAAGTGCGAGCAGTGGCCCTGTCCCAACAAGGTGGACTGCTTCATCTCGCGCCCCACCGAGAAGACCATCTTCACCATCTTCATGGTGGCCTCCTCGGCCATTTGCATGGTACTCAACGTGGCCGAGCTGGGCTACCTGGTGGGCAAGGCGCTCATGCGCTGCGCCGGCCGTCGTCGCAACCGGAGACTCTCGTACAACCGCAACGAAAGCGTCGTGCGGGATAACGCCGCCCTGCAGAACAAGAAGAACGAGCTGCTGCTCTCTGTGCCCTCCTCGGACTCGTCCGGTCGCAAGACCGTGTGCTGA